In Malassezia vespertilionis chromosome 7, complete sequence, the following proteins share a genomic window:
- the PRT1 gene encoding Translation initiation factor 3 subunit b (BUSCO:EOG09260K24; antiSMASH:Cluster_1; EggNog:ENOG503NXCR; COG:A), with protein sequence MDELDYSDIEAKYHVPLDESLDNVIIIHGVPVITPAKEQRLVEAIQKRFRTQAELEVPLEYFHIPYGDGGESKGYVIAELADVDEAVHAIRTMDGYAFDKKHRFAVNRFTDIERLAELDETFVEPEQEEYQQRGNLRSWLADPACRDQLAMCHHDDVQIGWHNKSSQPEIVHSRTRWTESYVQWSPHGTYLATFHLQGIALWGGAAWERIMRYPHPGVRLVDFSPDEKYMVTWAPEPIQVPENAPQGPQFFSAEDQGNRVAIWDVRTGHLLRTFAVVQEESAAENGAVTKGFSWPFLKWSGDSQYCAKVTPGKFISVYEPPRMGLLDHKSIKIDGVVDFEWCPLGDKDKETLEIWNDRANRELPKSFKKPRDNMLCYWQPEMQNQPARVAVMSIPKRELLRSKNLFNVADCKLHWHPQGDYLCVKVDRQTRTKKTVFSNFEIFRMREKDFPVETIELKDPVMAFAWEPQGSHFSVISTNDPNFGIVSPGISLKTQLLFYHLHPRGNFRQLKAFDNKTCNALFWSPRGKHLLAATLGSTQKFDLEWYDVDFNSDVRQNSNNPDLLEEVKMIGNAEHYSITDVEWDPSGRYVTTSASLWRRSTEHGYAIWDFRGTELQKHVLDQFKQILWRPRPRSLLSKDEQKRVRRNLREFSKVFDQEDEAEQNSQALAHREVYQRMVEEWKAWREKNRRLLEEAKKELGTDTVGPSAQQLQKESTEEIHEWIEEVLEETEEVL encoded by the coding sequence ATGGACGAACTCGACTACTCGGACATCGAGGCAAAGTACCATGTGCCGCTAGACGAAAGTCTGGACAATGTGATTATCATACACGGAGTGCCTGTGATTACTCCTGCCAAAGAACAGCGTCTTGTTGAGGCGATCCAGAAGCGTTTTCGCACGCAggccgagctcgaggtGCCGCTCGAGTACTTTCATATCCCATACGGTGACGGCGGCGAGTCCAAGGGATACGTTATTGCAGAGCTTGCGGATGTTGATGAGGCCGTGCATGCGATCCGCACTATGGACGGGTATGCGTTCGACAAGAAGCACCGTTTCGCGGTGAACCGCTTTACGGACattgagcgcctcgccgagctggacgagacGTTTGTCGAGCCGGAGCAGGAAGAGTACCAACAGCGTGGAAACCTTCGGTCCTGGCTCGCAGATCCAGCGTGCCGTGACCAGCTGGCCATGTGCCACCATGACGACGTGCAGATTGGATGGCACAACAAGTCGTCTCAGCCGGAAATTGTGCAcagccgcacgcgctggacgGAATCGTACGTGCAGTGGTCCCCGCACGGCACGTACCTGGCTACCTTTCACTTGCAGGGAATCGCCCTGTGGggtggcgcggcgtgggaGCGGATTATGCGATACCCCCACCCTGGTGTCCGCCTGGTGGACTTTAGCCCCGACGAGAAATACATGGTGACTTGGGCTCCCGAGCCAATCCAAGTCCCGgagaatgcgccgcagggtCCCCAGTTTTTCAGCGCAGAGGACCAAGGGAACCGCGTCGCGATATGGGATGTGCGCACTGGCCACTTGCTGCGCACTTTTGCTGTCGTGCAGGAAGAGAGCGCGGCAGAAAATGGCGCCGTGACCAAGGGTTTCAGCTGGCCGTTCCTCAAGTGGAGCGGGGACAGCCAGTACTGCGCCAAGGTCACGCCTGGCAAGTTTATCAGCGTGTACgagccgccgcgcatgggCCTGCTCGACCACAAGAGCATCAAAATCGATGGCGTGGTCGACTTTGAGTGGTGTCCGCTCGGAGACAAAGACAAGGAGACGCTTGAGATCTGGAACGACCGCGCGAACCGCGAGCTGCCGAAAAGCTTCAAGAAACCGCGCGATAATATGCTCTGCTACTGGCAGCCAGAGATGCAGAACCAGCCGGCGCGTGTGGCCGTGATGAGTATCCCGAAGCGCGAGCTTTTGCGGTCCAAGAATCTGTTCAACGTTGCAGACTGCAAGCTCCACTGGCACCCCCAGGGCGACTATCTCTGCGTCAAGGTCGACCGCCAAACGCGCACGAAAAAGACGGTATTCAGCAACTTTGAAATCTTCCGTATGCGCGAGAAGGATTTCCCTGTCGAGACGATCGAGCTTAAGGACCCCGTTATGGCGTTTGCGTGGGAGCCGCAGGGCTCGCACTTTAGCGTCATCTCCACAAACGACCCCAACTTTGGCATCGTCTCGCCCGGCATCTCGCTCAAAACGCAACTGCTCTTCTACCACCTCCATCCACGTGGCAATTTCCGCCAGCTCAAGGCGTTTGACAACAAGACGTGCAATGCGCTGTTCtggtcgccgcgcggcaaacACCTGCTTGCCGCTACGCTCGGCTCTACACAAAAGTTTGACTTGGAGTGGTACGATGTCGACTTTAACAGTGATGTCCGTCAAAACTCGAATAATCCCGATCTGCTCGAGGAGGTGAAGATGATTGGAAATGCGGAGCACTACAGCATCACAGACGTCGAGTGGGACCCCAGTGGGCGGTACGTGACGACCAGCGCAAGTCtctggcgccgctcgaccGAGCATGGGTATGCAATCTGGGATTTCCGCGGCACCGAGCTGCAGAAGCATGTGCTCGACCAGTTCAAGCAGATCCTCTGGCGGCCGCGGCCCAGGTCGCTTTTGAGCAAGGACGAGCAGAAGCGTGTGCGCAGGAACCTCCGCGAGTTCTCCAAGGTCTTCGACCAGGAGGATGAGGCGGAGCAAAACAGCcaggcgcttgcacacCGCGAGGTGTACCAGCGCATGGTCGAGGAATGGaaagcatggcgcgaaAA
- a CDS encoding uncharacterized protein (EggNog:ENOG503NVED; COG:S; TransMembrane:5 (o17-36i48-70o82-99i111-134o195-216i)) has product MDESLRALRARATSLPVGARVLVGLLVAFSTLLAALRELGILQLNRVVIGSALHYPYLVLIPGASLWFPWTLVTAGFCETSVIEFAVSLATIPFAAQYLERFWGAHELLRFSVVIMVVSNVIAAFLSLLLYIVFQSNTAAFKTQFHGMQALQSAYLVAFAQRIPQHQLKLFSARFAISVRDLPMLYVGVSNVMCLLGYTSPWMLIQFGWLASWLYLRFYQLDEHGVRGDATEAFAFKYWFPSFVQPYVGMLADFVHGHAARLGLVRETVAYTDLELNVDEPAPLDAAGSGARAEAERRRALALEALDQRMANETDTSESPRSAAPIFAVEGDEERA; this is encoded by the exons ATGGACGAGTCGTTGCGggcgcttcgcgcgcgcgccacgtcGCTTCCTGTGGGCGCACGCGTGCTGGTGGGGCTGCTTGTTGCATTTTCgacgctgcttgctgcaCTGCGTGAGCTGGGTATTCTGCAGCTGAACCGCGTCGTAATAGGGAGCGCGTTGCATTACCCCTACTTGGTCCTTATCCCTGGCGCGAGTCTTTGGTTCCCCTGGACGCTGGTGACTGCAGGATTTTGCGAGACAAGTGTGATAGAGTTTGCAGTGTCGCTTGCCACTATTccgtttgcggcgcagtacCTGGAGCGGTTCTGGGGCGCGCACGAGCTGCTCCGCTTCTCGGTGGTGATCATGGTTGTTTCGAACGTGATTGCCGCTTTTCTATCGCTGCTCCTCTACATTGTGTTCCAGAGCAACACTGCTGCATTTAAGACACAGTTCCACGggatgcaggcgctgcagagcgcgtACCTTGtcgcatttgcgcagcgcattccCCAACACCAGCTGAAGCTCTTCAGCGCGCGGTTCGCGATTTCCGTGCGGGATCTGCCGATGCTGTACGTGGGTGTATCAAACGTGATGTGCCTGCTTGGGTATACCTCGCCGTGGATGCTTATCCAGTTTGGGTGGCTCGCGTCCTGGCTCTATCTGCGGTTCTACCAGCTGGAcgagcacggcgtgcgtggcgaTGCAACCGAAGCATTTGCGTTCAAGTACTGGTTCCCTTCTTTTGTGCA GCCGTACGTAGGCATGCTTGCCGATTTTGTGCATGGCCACGCGGCACGGCTCgggctcgtgcgcgagacggTGGCGTACACCGACTTGGAGCTCAATGTCGacgagcctgcgccactCGACGCAGcgggaagcggcgcgcgtgccgaggccgagcgccggcgcgcacttgcaCTCGAAGCGCTCGACCAGCGGATGGCCAACGAGACGGACACGAGCGAATCGCCGcgtagcgcagcgccgataTTTGCCGTGGAaggcgacgaggagcgcgcgtAG
- the SPB1 gene encoding AdoMet-dependent rRNA methyltransferase spb1 (BUSCO:EOG09260V5Q; antiSMASH:Cluster_1; EggNog:ENOG503NUYV; COG:A), whose amino-acid sequence MGKHDKKSGKGRLDKFYWLAKEQGYRARSAFKLVQLNKKYGFLENAHCCIDLCAAPGGWLQVASKHMPPHSLIVGVDLVPIKPIPRCITFAEDINSLKCRDQLRANLKDWSADVVLHDGAPNVGAAWVQDAYAQSELTLQALRLAVEFLTPGGTFVTKVFRSKDYNNLMWVFNQLFHHVEATKPPSSRNVSAEIFVVCQRFKNIARIDPKFLDPRFVFKELDTAKSEEMNGVSSHNLLENVMNPEKVRRKREGYEDGNYTLYKTIGADAFIRGADAIAMLGTYNRITFDTDADKALLSNPATTADIKANCEDLKLLGRGDFATLFKWRKTIRAAMQMDRPTTDESVEAQTVEIEPMNEEEAIDEELVRLKEEAAKRTRKDRRRRNEARNKTLQKLQLNMTTNMDIGQDWTDDALNGGDEMFSLDHVEGKSGAARNANLLDAADAVSDEEEAPSAEESDDDSEPLDDRERRALELEAGMDAMYKQYQEHLQMRDAKFRAREARRKSGKYEEWGGIDAEKKESDEESDGGEEGFDSVNRRKFHEDTYDSDDAEDDEDERAELQGTKVENPRKKHAVQASLLTSLESNEEVGLRKNAASSLWYDNPIFQDMIPMESFASGQHDQEEDEEEEEEGQEEDDEEEGQIEEDEAEDEVEEENSDQAYDNDLEIVPSEYATTVPDGAWDINDEDIDAKKHARIAKHGLHTEEAASLAHALVNRQMTKSDLIDRGFSKHHFNDKIGAPEWFLEDENKHYRANIPISKEAVEALRAKQRALDARPIKKVAEAKARKKHRVAMRLEKAQKRADAINENTELSEREKAENINKIMARNMAKKAGAEHKAPQLVVAKGVNRGVKGRPKGTKGRYKMVDPRMKKELRANKRVAQRDGKRRSSGHKNRRIPNGY is encoded by the coding sequence ATGGGCAAGCACGACAAAAAGTCGGGCAAGGGCCGTTTGGACAAGTTCTACTGGCTTGCCAAAGAGCAGGGCTACAGGGCACGTTCAGCATTTAAGCTCGTGCAGCTGAACAAAAAATATGGGTTCCTCGAGAATGCACACTGCTGCATCGATTTGTGCGCCGCCCCAGGTGGCTGGCTCCAAGTCGCGAGCAAGCATATGCCGCCGCACAGCCTAATTGTTGGCGTGGATTTGGTACCGATCAAGCCAATCCCGCGATGTATCACGTTTGCCGAAGATATCAATTCGTTAAAGTGCCGTGACCAGCTGCGTGCAAATTTAAAAGACTGGAGTGCAGACGTCGTACTTCACGACGGTGCACCGAATGTCGGTGCCGCATGGGTCCAAGACGCATATGCACAGTCGGAACTGACGCTCCAGGCGCTTCGGCTTGCAGTCGAGTTTCTCACGCCGGGCGGCACATTCGTGACCAAAGTATTCCGGTCCAAGGACTATAACAATTTGATGTGGGTATTTAACCAGCTCTTCCACCACGTTGAGGCGACCAAGCCACCGTCCTCGCGTAACGTATCTGCCGAGATTTTCGTTGTGTGCCAGCGGTTCAAGAACATCGCACGGATCGACCCCAAGTTTCTCGATCCGCGCTTTGTGTTCAAAGAGCTGGACACGGCAAAGAGCGAGGAAATGAATGGCGTAAGCTCACACAATCTTTTGGAGAATGTAATGAACCCAGAAaaagtgcgccgcaagcgtgAAGGTTACGAAGATGGCAACTATACCCTGTACAAGACGATTGGCGCCGATGCATTTatccgcggcgcagacgctATTGCGATGCTTGGCACGTACAACCGCATTACGTTTGATACCGACGCGGACAAGGCGCTTCTTTCCAATCCAGCCACGACGGCGGATATCAAAGCAAACTGCGAGGATCTCAAGCTTTTGGGACGCGGCGACTTTGCGACACTTTTCAAGTGGCGTAAAACGattcgcgcggcgatgcaaaTGGACCGCCCCACAACAGACGAGAGTGTTGAGGCACAAACGGTCGAGATTGAGCCGATGAATGAGGAAGAGGCGATTGACGAGGAGCTTGTGCGTCTTAAAGAGGAAGCAGCGAAGCGCACAAGGAAAGATCGCCGCAGGCGgaacgaggcgcgcaacaAGACGCTGCAGAAATTACAGCTGAATATGACCACCAATATGGACATCGGCCAGGACTGGACGGACGATGCATTGAACGGCGGCGACGAAATGTTTAGTCTCGATCATGTCGAGGGCAAgtcgggcgctgcgcgcaatgcgaaCTTGCTAGATGCGGCAGATGCAGTTTCGGATGAAGAGGAGGCACCGAGCGCAGAGGAAAGCGACGACGACAGCGAACCCCTCGACGATCgcgagcgacgcgctttgGAGCTGGAAGCGGGCATGGATGCAATGTATAAGCAGTACCAGGAGCATTTACAGATGCGCGACGCTAAATTCCGCGCAAGggaggcgcggcgcaagtcTGGCAAGTACGAAGAGTGGGGCGGAATCGATGCCGAGAAGAAGgagagcgacgaggagTCGGACGGAGGCGAAGAGGGCTTTGATTCCGTCAATCGCCGCAAGTTCCACGAGGATACGTACGATTCAGACGATGCagaggacgacgaggatgaGCGTGCTGAGCTGCAAGGGACCAAGGTTGAAAATCCGCGCAAGAAGCATGCTGTACAAGCGTCGCTGCTTACTTCACTCGAGTCCAACGAAGAGGTTGGGCTGCGCAAAaatgcagcgtcgtcgCTTTGGTACGATAATCCCATCTTTCAGGATATGATCCCTATGGAATCGTTTGCATCGGGTCAGCACGACCAAgaggaagacgaggaggaggaggaagagggccaagaagaggacgacgaagaagagggCCAAATCGAGGAAGACGAAGCTGAGGACGAGGTCGAGGAGGAAAACAGCGACCAAGCATATGACAATGACCTCGAGATCGTGCCTTCTGAATATGCTACCACCGTTCCCGACGGGGCCTGGGATATCAACGACGAAGACATCGACGCAAAGAAACATGCTCGCATTGCCAAGCATGGCCTGCACACCGAAGAggccgcgtcgcttgcaCATGCACTTGTCAACCGCCAAATGACCAAGTCGGATTTGATCGACCGCGGCTTTAGCAAGCATCACTTCAACGACAAGATCGGCGCGCCCGAATGGTTCCTCGAAGACGAAAACAAGCATTACCGCGCGAATATTCCCATTTCAAAAGAGGCCGTAGAGGCGCTTCGCGCCAAACaacgcgcgctggacgctAGGCCCATCAAGAAGGTCGCAGAGGCAAAGGCACGCAAGAAGCACCGCGTGGCCATGCGCCTGGAAAAAGCACAGAAACGTGCCGATGCGATCAACGAAAACACAGAATTATCGGAGCGCGAGAAGGCCGAGAACATCAACAAGATCATGGCCAGGAATATGGCGAAGAAGGCCGGCGCAGAGCACAAGGCGCCGCAGTTGGTCGTTGCCAAAGGCGTAAATCGCGGCGTCAAGGGCAGGCCTAAAGGGACCAAGGGCCGGTACAAGATGGTCGATCCGCGTATGAAGAAGGAGCTGCGTGCAAACAAGCGTGTAGCCCAGCGCGATGGCAAACGCCGCAGCTCCGGCCACAAGAACCGCCGTATCCCCAATGGATACTGA
- a CDS encoding uncharacterized protein (EggNog:ENOG503NXE8; COG:B), with protein MGSASEHAPQFSASEVNLLIYHYLKESGFLHTCFALRHEARLDNVPAAHAAVVQPAQLLGYLQRGLLYATAERQVLAQNADQVVPDPLIALHGPDAVKRGLTPGAETRARAENRIDAGAQTHEVEHRSVRDAPSRTPMAIGEAREPAPPHKRSPAPAPAPAREKRAKTEPSLEARPESSSTDKLAKKNKAPTSYTSPDVTVLHGHASEVFVTAWNPAVPGLLASGAGDATVRIWDLHASPMEMPAVCKHLPPTQAKNIAALAWNPDGTLLASGSHDGILRLWTPQGDLHLVMSMHQGPIFAVRWNSQGNLLLTGSGDGTAIVWDVGRGRVRQQFSLHADNVLDVQWLGTAANGMFATCSADNAIHLCKLGEPRALQSFRGHTDEVNSIQFDPSHTLLASASDDGTACIWAVDAPSARAAQDTDARTNAEKGLRFRLRGHTKELYALAWCPTGPNTTHPDRPRMLATASFDHTARIWNADTGECIRVISAHDQSVYALCFSPSGQYLATGGIDARTAITRISDGETLHTYQGGGAVLDIAWHKRASEDTDELALAQADKHVVVLRPHLPP; from the exons ATGGGATCCGCGtcggagcatgcgccgcagttCTCCGCATCGGAGGTCAATCTACTGATCTACCACTACCTCAAGGAATCGGGGTTTCTGCACACATgttttgcgctgcggcacgaggcgcggctggacaatgtgccggcggcgcacgcggcggtTGTTCAGCCCGCACAGCTGCTGGGCTACTTGCAGCGGGGGCTCCTGTACGCGACTGCGGAGCGCCAGGTGCTTGCACAGAATGCGGACCAGGTTGTGCCGGACCCGCTGATTGCGCTCCACGGTCCGGACGCGGTGAAGCGCGGATTGACGCCGGGGGCAGAGACGAGGGCGCGTGCAGAGAATAGAATCGATGCgggcgcacagacgcaCGAGGTAGAGCACCGGAGTGTACGGGATGCACcatcgcgcacgcccaTGGCCATCGGCGAGGCAAGGGagccggcgccgccgcacaagcgcagcccagcgcccgcgcccgcgcccgcgcgcgagaagcgcgccaagacaGAACCGAGCCTCGAGGCACGCCCCgaaagcagcagcaccgaCAAGCTCGCGAAGAAGAATAAAGCACCCACCTCGTACACGTCGCCCGACGTCACAGTACTGCACGGGCACGCCTCCGAGGTATTCGTCACAGCATGGAACCCCGCCGTGCCTGGACTgcttgcgagcggcgcaggcgacGCGACGGTACGTATTTGGGACTTGCATGCGAGCCCCATGGAAATGCCGGCTGTGTGCAAGCACCTCCCGCCGACGCAGGCGAAGAacatcgcggcgcttgcgtggaATCCAGACGGAACGCTGCTCGCTTCTGGCTCGCACGACGGCATCTTGCGGCTCTGGACGCCCCAGGGCGACCTGCACCTCGTCATGTCTATGCACCAGGGGCCCATctttgccgtgcgctggaaCAGCCAAGGGAATCTCTTGCTCACGGGCAGTGGCGACGGCACAGCCATTGTGTGGGACGTGGGGAGAGGCCGCGTCCGCCAGCAGTTTAGCCTCCACGCCGACAATGTGTTGGACGTGCAGTGGCTCGGCACGGCTGCAAACGGTATGTTTGCCACGTGTTCTGCGGACAATGCGATCCATCTCtgcaagctcggcgagccgcgcgcactgcagTCGTTTAGGGGGCACACGGACGAGGTGAACTCGATCCAGTTCGATCCGTCGCACACGCTGCTCGCGAGTGCGTCGGACGACGGCACGGCGTGTATCTGGGCGGTGgacgcgccgagcgcgcgtgcagcgcaagacaCAGACGCGCGGACCAATGCGGAGAAGGGTCTGCGCTTCCGCTTGCGTGGTCACACCAAGGAACTGTACGCACTTGCGTGGTGTCCTACAGGGCCAAACACCACGCATCCCGATCGCCCGCGCATGCTTGCGACGGCAAGCTTTGACCACACGGCACGTATTTGGAACGCAGATACGGGGGAATGTATCCGTGTAATCAGCGCGCACGACCAGAGCGTATATGCTCTTTGTTTCAGCCCTTCCGGACAGTACCTCGCTACGGGTGGAATCGACGCGCGGACAGCCATCACACGTATTTCT GAcggcgagacgctgcaTACGTATcagggcggcggcgccgtgctcgacattgcgtggcacaagcgcgccagcgAGGACAccgacgagctcgcgctggCCCAAGCGGACAAGCACGTGGTCGTGCTCCGGCCCCACCTGCCCCCGTAG
- the COX11 gene encoding Cytochrome c oxidase assembly protein cox11, mitochondrial (EggNog:ENOG503NW27; COG:O) — MTDRERYSDASRLHPTYSDPFNETKDTERIRISFSATHSDQIPWSFVPEQPEIYVLPGETALTFFKAHNYSDKDIIGIATYNVVPDRVRVVAVLSPQIAPYFAKIECFCFEEQKLLAGEVIDLPVFFFLDKDMLEDGETRDVKDVILNYTFFSARRNPVNGQLEYVYRQS; from the coding sequence ATGACCGATCGGGAGCGCTACTCGGATGCATCACGCCTGCACCCCACGTACAGTGACCCGTTCAACGAGACCAAGGACACGGAACGCATCCGCATCTCGTTCAGTGCGACGCACTCTGACCAGATTCCTTGGTCCTTTGTGCCAGAGCAGCCCGAAATCTATGTACTTCCGGGCGAAACGGCGCTCACGTTTTTTAAAGCACACAACTACTCGGACAAGGATATTATTGGCATTGCGACGTACAATGTCGTCCCGGATCGAGTACGTGTTGTTGCAGTGCTCTCACCGCAGATCGCCCCGTACTTTGCCAAGATTGAATGCTTCTGCTTTGAGGAGCAAAAGCTGCTTGCGGGCGAAGTGATTGACTTGCCCGTATTCTTCTTCCTGGACAAGGACATGCTCGAGGATGGAGAAACGCGCGACGTCAAGGATGTTATACTAAACTATACCTTTTtcagcgcacggcgaaaTCCTGTGAATGGGCAACTGGAGTATGTATACAGGCAAAGCTGA
- the rpl22 gene encoding Ribosomal L22e protein (COG:J; EggNog:ENOG503P2WB): MAVTKSNKIVGTGASKGTSKGNSFFIDFSGPASDNVLDGDAFEKFLHDRIKVNGKAGQLGDVVQIVREGEGKIWVKTTIPFSKRYLKYLTKKFLKRAELRDWLRVVATSKPGFEIKFFNVSYDDEEAEETEE, translated from the coding sequence ATGGCTGTTACCAAGTCTAACAAGATTGTCGGCACTGGTGCCTCCAAGGGCACTTCCAAGGGCAACAGCTTTTTCATCGACTTCTCTGGCCCGGCCAGCGACAATGTTTTGGACGGCGACGCTTTTGAGAAGTTCCTGCACGACCGCATCAAGGTCAATGGCAAGGCCGGCCAGCTCGGCGATGTCGTGCAGATCGTGCGTGAGGGTGAGGGGAAGATCTGGGTTAAGACCACGATTCCCTTTTCGAAGCGCTACCTTAAGTATCTGACCAAAAAGTTCCTTAAGCGTGCCGAGCTCCGCGACTGGCTCCGTGTCGTTGCGACCAGCAAGCCCGGCTTCGAGATCAAGTTCTTCAACGTCTCGTACGATGACGAAGAGGCCGAGGAGACCGAAGAGTAA
- the CBF5 gene encoding centromere/microtubule-binding protein cbf5 (BUSCO:EOG0926273Q; COG:J; EggNog:ENOG503NVVD) yields the protein MAESTEYMIKPDGTGQQLNFSDWPLLLKNYDKLLVRTNHFTPIPHGCSPLSRDLPSYVSSGVINLDKPSNPSSHEVVAWIRRILRVEKTGHSGTLDPKVTGCLIVCIDRATRLVKSQQGAGKEYVAVLRLHEKLPDAAQLPRVLETLTGALFQRPPLISAVKRQLRIRTIYESKLLEFDNDRHLAVFWVSCEAGTYIRTLCVHLGLLLGVGGHMQELRRVRSGALSESDSIVTMHDVLDAQWLYDNQRDESYLRRVIRPLETLLVGYKRIVVKDSAVNAVCYGAKLMIPGLLRFEANIELNEEVVLITTKGEAIALAIAQMSTVDLSTCDHGVVAKVKRCIMERDTYPRRWGLGPRALEKKKLVKEGKLDKHGHEIDGVTPEKWSKEYVDYSHTEAAGAEVAQEPAVEASNELQKKRKADDATEEDTQETDEERKCRKKEKKEAKKAKEAVDEEKKEKKEKKEKKEKKEKKEKKSE from the coding sequence ATGGCGGAGAGCACGGAATACATGATCAAGCCTGACGGCACCGGCCAGCAGCTAAACTTTTCAGATtggccgctgctgctcaaAAACTACGACAAGCTCTTGGTGCGTACGAACCACTTTACGCCGATTCCCCACGGCTGCTCTCCCCTGAGCCGCGACTTGCCGTCGTATGTGAGCAGCGGTGTGATCAACCTGGACAAGCCGTCGAACCCCTCGTCGCACGAGGTCGTCGCTTGGATCCGCCGCATTTTGCGTGTGGAAAAAACCGGTCACTCTGGCACGCTCGACCCGAAAGTGACGGGCTGCTTGATTGTGTGCATTGACCGCGCCACGCGGCTTGTGAAATCGCAGCAGGGTGCCGGAAAAGAGTACgtcgctgtgctgcgcctgcatgaAAAGCTTccggacgctgcgcagcttccGCGTGTGCTCGAGACGCTTACAGGCGCGCTCTTCCAGCGCCCCCCGCTGATTTCTGCCGTAAAGCGCCAGCTGCGTATCCGCACGATTTACGAATCCAAGCTTCTCGAGTTTGACAATGACCGCCATCTTGCCGTGTTCTGGGTGAGCTGCGAGGCGGGCACGTATATCCGCACGCTCTGTGTACACCTTGGGCTGCTCCTCGGTGTTGGCGGCCACATGCAGGAACTTCGTCGCGTCCGTAGCGGTGCGCTCAGCGAGAGCGACAGTATTGTGACGATGCACGATGTGCTGGATGCGCAGTGGCTGTACGACAACCAGCGGGACGAGTCCTATCTGCGCCGTGTAATCCGCCCACTCGAGACCCTCTTGGTGGGCTATAAGCGCATTGTCGTCAAGGACAGCGCAGTCAATGCCGTGTGTTACGGCGCGAAACTCATGATTCCCGGCCTCTTGCGCTTTGAGGCCAATATCGAGCTGAACGAGGAGGTGGTTTTGATCACGACCAAGGGTGAAGCGATTGCCCTTGCGATTGCGCAGATGTCTACAGTGGACCTCTCTACCTGCGACCACGGCGTAGTGGCCAAAGTCAAGCGCTGCATTATGGAGAGGGACACGTACCCCCGCCGCTGGGGCCTTGGCCCGCGGGCGCTCGAGAAGAAGAAGCTTGTCAAGGAAGgcaagctcgacaagcaTGGCCACGAAATCGATGGCGTGACGCCCGAAAAGTGGTCGAAAGAGTATGTGGACTACTCGCACACCGAGGCTGCTGGCGCTGAAGTGGCGCAAGAGCCCGCTGTCGAGGCTAGCAACGAGCTAcagaagaagcgcaaggccgacGATGCGACGGAAGAGGACACGCAAGAGacggacgaggagcgcaagtgccgcaAGAAAGAGAAGAAGGAGGCGAAGAAGGCCAAAGAGGCGGTGGACGAGGAGAAGAAGGAGAAGAAGGAGAAGAAGGAGAAGAAGGAGAAGAAGGAGAAAAAGGAGAAAAAGAGCGAGTGA
- the RPS5 gene encoding ribosomal protein S5 (COG:J; EggNog:ENOG503NVCP) yields the protein MAVVGVPKNIAVLSIPETGSVRLFGKWETQDIEVKDISLTDYISLRNAVYTPHTAGRYAHKSFRKAQMPIVERLVNSLMFHGRNNGKKLMAVRIVAHAFEIVHLLTDANPIQVLVDAIINTGPREDSTRIGSQGTVRRQAVDVSPLRRVNQAIYLLATGTRESAFRNVKTVAECLADELINAAKGSSNSFAIKKKDELERVAKSNR from the exons ATGGCTGTGGTTGGCGTTCCCA AGAACATTGCTGTGCTCTCCATCCCCGAGACCGGCTCCGTGCGTCTCTTTGGCAAGTGGGAGACGCAGGACATTGAGGTCAAGGACATCTCGCTCACCGATTACATCTCCCTCCGCAATGCGGTCTACACCCCGCACACTGCGGGCCGCTACGCGCACAAGTCGTtccgcaaggcgcaaaTGCCCATTGTCGAGCGGTTGGTCAACTCGCTCATGTTCCACGGCCGCAACAACGGCAAGAAGCTCATGGCCGTCCGCATCGTTGCGCACGCTTTCGAGATTGTGCACCTCCTCACCGATGCCAACCCCATCCAGGTTCTCGTGGACGCAATCATCAACACGGGCCCCCGTGAGGACTCCACGCGTATCGGCTCCCAAGGCACTGTCCGTCGCCAGGCCGTCGATGTCTCGCCGCTCCGCCGTGTGAACCAGGCTATTTACCTCCTTGCCACCGGCACGCGCGAGTCTGCCTTCCGCAACGTCAAGACGGTCGCCGAGTGCCTCGCTGATGAGCTCATCAACGCGGCCAAGGGCTCATCGAACTCGTTTGCCATCAAGAAGAAGGACGAGTTGGAGCGTGTGGCCAAGTCGAACCGCTAA